The Streptomyces fungicidicus nucleotide sequence ACAGCCCCGCCCACTCCATCGACTGGAACCACTACGACGCGAACGGGACCCCGGACGACCGGGGGCGCCGCGTCCTCGCCAGCGCCGGCGGCACCGTCCTGTCGTCGTACTACTCCACGACCACCGGCTACGGGAACACCGTCGTCATCGGACACGGCAACGGCTGGCGGACCCGGTACTCCCACCTGAAGTCCCGTGACGTGCAGAAGGGCGCCACCGTCTCGCGCGGTCAGCGCATCGGCACGGTCGGCGCCACGTCCGCGCTCTACGACATCTCGCCGCATCTGCACTACGAGCAGATACACGACGGCAGTGTCGTCGTCGCCGTCGTCCAGGGCGTCACCTGGTACGACTACCTCGCGCGCTACCAGACCAGCACCAACGGCTGCTGAGCCCGGCGCCGCACCGAACCGGGGGAGCGGGTACGGCGGCCGTGTGCCGCCGTACCCGCATGCCCGGTGCCGTACCGCTTGCGCGGCTCAGCGCAGGGAACGCAGCTTGGCGTCCACCAGCTCGGCCTCGTCGCGCACGTCGAGGCGCCGGTATGCCGACAGCGAGCGGTGGAAGTAGCGCCGCGCGGTCTGCTTCCGGCCCGTGGCGTGGTGCAGCTCGCCCAGCAGGCACGCCACCCGGGCCTCCGCGCGGCGGTCACCGAGCCGCTGCTGCACCGCCAGCGCGTCCACCAGCAGCGCCGACGCCCGGCCCGCGTCGCCCTGCCGCAGGCACAGCTCCCCGATGCTCTGCTGCACGTACGCCGCGCAGTGCGTGTCGGTCAGCTCGTCGAAGATCCCCAGGGCCCGCTCCAGCTCGGCCCGCGCCATGTGCGGTGTGCCGCGCAGTTCGTGCAGTACGGCGATACGGCGCCGGACCTGTGCCTCGCGGTGCCGGTCGCCGACGTCGCGGGACAGGGTGAGCGCGTCGTCGAGCCACGGTGCCGCGGCGTCCGCGTCGCCCCGGTCCAGCCACACCGAGGCGATCGCGTTGTGCGCGATCGCCTCACCGTGCCGGTCGGCCGCCGCCCGGAAGGCGTGCCGCGCCTCGGTGAAGGAGGCCAGCGCCGAGTCCAGGTCGCCGGTCACCCGGTGCACGGAGCCGATGCCGAGCCGGGCGACCGCCTCGCCGGAGCGGTGGCCGAGGGCGGTGAAGACCTCCCGGGAGCGGGTGAACGCGGTGAGCGCGTCGGCGTACCGGTCCTGATAGAGATGGAGCTGGCCGAGGTTGCGCAGCAGGGCGGCGGACCGGGTGTCGCCGGGTGCGGGCCCCGCCTGGAGGGCGAGCCGGTGGGTGCGCAGCCAGTCGTCGTAGTAGCCCCGCATGTCGAAGAAGCCCGCCAGCTCGACGGCGAGGTCGCCCGCCCGCGCGTGGTCGCCGAACCGCAGAGCGGACTCCACGGCGGTGACGAGGACCCGGCGTTCGCTCTCGAACCACTCGACCGGCCGGGTGCGTACCGCGCGGGCGATGCCGGCGGCCGGGCCGGGCAGCGGCACCGTCTCCCCCAGCACCCCGAGGAAACGCGTCGGCATCGCGGCGTTCGCGCAGCGGGCCAGCGCGATCAGGGCGTCCACGGTCCGCAGCCCGTGCTCGCGCCGGACGCCGGGGTCGTCCGCCTTGGTGAGTTCACGCGCGTAGATACGGAGCAGATCGTGCATGCGGTAGCGCTGCAGCCCCAGGGGGTCGGTGCCCACCACCTCTACCAGGTGCTCGTCGAGCAGTGTCTCGAGCACCCGGGACGGCTCCTCGGCGTGCCCCATCGCGACCGCGACGAGCCAGCCCGGTACCGCCTCGCCGGGCAGTCGCCCGAAGGCGCGGAAGGCAGTGGCGGCGTGTTCGGGCAGATGCCGGTAGCTCAGCTCCGCGCTCGCCCGGACCTCCAGCTCGCCGGCCCGCAGCCGGTCCAGCCGGTCACGCTCGTCGTGCAGGAAGTCGGCCAGCGCGGCGACGGTCCAGCCCGGCCGGTTCGCCAGCCGGGCCCCGGCGATCCGCACGGCCAGCGGCAGCGAACCGCAGCCGGCGAGCACCCGGTCGGCGTGCGCGTCGGCGCCGCGCAGCCGCTCCTCGCCGACGATTCGGCCGAGCAGCGTACGGGCCTCGTCGTGCCGCATCACGCCGAGCGGGCAGTGGTACGCGGGCAGGGACGGCATCCGGCGGCGCGAGCCGACCAGGACCGCGGAGCCGCCGGTGCCCGGCAGCAGCGGTCGGATCTGCGCGCTGGTCGAGGCGTCGTCCAGGACGATCAGGAAGCGCCGTGTGGCCAGCCGGGAGCGCAGCAGCGCGGCCCGCTCGCCCGGTTCGGCCGGAATGGCGTTGTCGATGACGCCGAGGCCCCGCAGCATCTCGGCGAGCACGTCGGCCGCCTCACGGGGGCGGCCGCTCATGCCGCCCAGGTCGACGAAGAGCTGTCCGTCCGGGAACAGGCGCCGCACCCGGTGGGCGACATGGACGATCAGGGTGGACTTCCCCGAGCCCGGTAAGCCCGACACCACGGCGACGACCGGCCGCCGGCCGGCCCCGGACAGCAACTCCTCGAGGGTGGCGATCTCCCCCTCGCGGCCGGTGAAGTCGGGTACGTCCATCGGCAGTTGGCACACCGGCGTGACCGGGGCGGCGCGGCGTCCGGCCACCTGCCCGTTGACCTCCTCACCGGTGGCGCGCAGCGGCGCACCGGGGGCGACGCCGAGTTCGGCGGCGAGGACCCGCTCGGCCTCGGCGTAGGCGACGCGGGACTCCGTGACGCGTCCCGCGCCGTACAGGGCGCGGACCAGCATCTGCCACAGGTCCTCGCGCAGCGGGTCCTCGGCGAGGCGGGTCCTGAGGTCGGCGACGAGCGGCGCGTAGTCGCCCAGCCGCAGCCGCACCCGCAGGCATTCGTCGACGGCGAGGGAGCGCAGCCCCTCGATCCGGGCGATCACCGGATCCCATACGACGCTGGGCGGCAGGTCCTGGAGCACGCCGCCCCGCCACAGCGCGAGCGCCGTGTCGTAGCCGCGCAGGGCGGCGCCGTCGTCGCCCTGGTCGCGAGCCGCGCGGGCGCGTTCCAGGAGGTGCTCGAACAGCAGCATGTCGTGATCGTCCGGCCCGGCGTCCAGGGTGTAGCCCGAGGGCAGGGTGCGCAGCCCGTCGGTGACGATGCCCGAGGCCCGCAGGGCCGCCCGGACCGCGCGTACATAGGTGCGCACGTTGGCCACCGCCGAGCGGGGCGCGCCGCCGGGCCACAGGACCTCCGTCAGGACGTCGAGCGAGACGAACGCCCCGGGCTCCAGCAGGAGCGTGGCGAGGACCGCCCGCGGCTTGGGGCCGCCCAGCGGGAGCGGCTCCGGTGCGCCCCGCGCCCGTACCCGGAGCGGGCCCAGCACGCCGAATATCGGCTCCCCCATGCGCTTGCCTCCGCAAAGCCCGTGACAGCCCGTGACCGTGCGCCCAGCGTAGCCGTACACACAGTCGCCGAACAGGAGTTCAGCGATCCGGGATGGGACCGGTGCCACGGGGTCACTTCGCCGTGCGGCAGGGGCGTCAGCCCTTGAGGGCGGCGGTGACGGCCTCGGCGAGGGGGGTCGTCGGACGGCCGGCCAGCCGGGACAGGTCGCCGCTGTCGACGACGAGCTCCCCCTTCTCGATCGAGACGTCCACGCCCGCGAGGACGGCCGCCATCGGCTCGGGCACTCCGGCGCCGGCCAGGATGCCGGTGAGCGCCTCGGGCGTGACCGGGTTGTAGGTGATCTCCTTGCCGGTCTGCCGGCTGAGCTCGGCCGCGTACTCGGCGAAGCCCCACGCCTCGTCGCCGCCCAGCTCGTACGTCTTGTTCTCGTGCCCCTCGCCGGTCAGGACGGCGACCGCGGCGGCCGCGTAGTCGGCCCGCGAGGCGGAGGAGACCCGGCCGTCACCGGCGGCGGCGAGGACCGCGCCGTGCTCCAGCACCGGGGCGAGGTTCTCGGTGTAGTTCTCGTGGTACCAGCCGTTGCGCAGCAGCACGTACGGCACGCCCGAGCCCAGCAGCGCCTCCTCGGTGCCGCGGTGGTCGTCGGCGAGCGCGGCGGTCAGGGTGCCGGGGGCGCTGGTGTAGGCGAGCAGGGCGACACCGGCGGCCTTCGCGGCGTCGATGACCATCCGGTGCTGCCCCACCCTGCCCTTGTCGAACTCGTTGCCCGAGATCAGCAGGACCTTGTCGCCGGCCGTGAACAGGCCGTCGAAGGTCTCGGGCGCGTTGTAGTCGGCGACCGCGATCCGTACCCCGCGCCCGGCGAACCCGGCCGCCTTCTCGGCGTCGCGGACGACGGCGGTGATCTGCTCGGCCGGAACCTTCTCCAGCAGCTGGGCCACGACGTGGCGGCCGAGGTGTCCGGTGGCGCCGGTGACGACGATGCTCATGATGCGGAACTCCAGGGGGTCGCGTGAGGGGTTGTGCCACTCACCTTAGGAGATGCGCTAACTATGGGAAAGTACCCACTTTGAAGTAAGGTACTGGCATGGCAGTAAGTAGGAATGCGTTGCTGAGTGAGGCCGAGGCGATGTGCCCGCACCGTCTGGTGCTGGAGCACGTGACCAGCCGCTGGGGCGTGCTGGTGCTGATCACGCTGCTGGAGCGGCCGCACCGCTTCAGCGAACTGCGCCGGGCGATCGGCAGGGTCAGCGAGAAGATGCTCACCCAGACCCTCCAGACCCTGGAGCGTGACGGACTGGTCCACCGCGACGCCAAGCCCGTCATCCCGCCCCGCGTCGACTACTCCCTCACCGACCTGGGCCGCGAGGCCGCCGAACAGGTGCGCGCACTGGCCCTGTGGACGGAGAAGCGTCTGACCGACGTGCTCGCCGCCCGCCGCGCGTACGACGAGGCCCGGGCGCGCTAGCGCACCCGGGCCTCGTACGACCTGCGACGGGGTTCAGCCGACGACGGTCCAGGTGTCGGCGCCGGTGAGGAGGGCGGCGAGGTCGCCCTTGCCGTGCTGCTCGACGGCGGTGTCGAGCTGGTCGGCCATGAGGGTGTCGTAGACGGGCCGGTCGACGGAGCGGAAGACGCCGATCGGGGTGTTGTGCAGGGTGTTCGGGTCGGCGAGCCGGGACAGCGCGAACGCGGTGGTCGGTGAGGTGGCGTGGGCGTCGTGGACGAGGATGTCGGCCTGATTGTCCGCCGTCACGGTGACGACCCTCAGGTCACCGGTGGCCCGGTCGCGTACGACGCCCTTGGATCCGTCGGCGCCGAAGCGGACCGGCTCACCGTGCTCCAGACGGATCACGGCCTCCTCCGCCTGCTGCCGGTCCTTGAGGACGTCGAAGGCGCCGTCGTTGAAGATGTTGCAGTTCTGGTAGATCTCCACCAGCGCCGTGCCGGGGTGGTCGGCCGCCTGGCGCAGCACCTCGGTGAGGTGCTTGCGGTCGGAGTCGACGGTGCGGGCCACGAAGGACGCCTCCGCGCCGATCGCAAGCGACACCGGGTTGAAGGGCGCGTCCAGCGAGCCCATCGGTGTCGACTTGGTGATCTTGCCGACTTCGGAGGTGGGGGAGTACTGGCCCTTGGTGAGGCCGTAGATCCGGTTGTTGAAGAGCAGGATCTTGAGGTTGACGTTGCGGCGCAGGGCGTGGATGAGGTGGTTGCCGCCGATGGAGAGGGCGTCGCCGTCGCCGGTGACGACCCAGACGGACAGGTCGCGCCGCGAGGTGGCCAGTCCGGTGGCGATGGCGGGGGCGCGGCCGTGGATGGAGTGCATCCCGTAGGTGTTCATGTAGTACGGGAAGCGGGAGGAGCAGCCGATGCCGGAGACGAAGACGATGTTCTCGCGGGCGAGGCCGAGCTGGGGCATGAAGCCCTGCACGGCGGCCAGGACCGCGTAGTCACCGCACCCGGGGCACCAGCGCACTTCCTGGTCGGACTTGAAGTCCTTCATCGACTGCTTGCCCTCGGCCCGGGGCACAAGCTGGAGCAGCGCGTTGGCGTCAGTCATTGAGGGCCTCCTTGAGCGCCGTGGCGAGCTGCTCCGCCTTGAACGGCATGCCGTTGACCTGGTTGTACGAGCGGGCGTCGACCAGGTACTTCGCCCGGATCAGGGTGGCGAGCTGGCCGAGGTTCATCTCCGGGACCACCACCTTGTCGTACGCCGCGAGGACCGTACCCAGGTTGTGCGGGAAGGGGTTGAGGTGGCGCAGGTGGGCCTGGGCGATCCGGCCGCCCTCCTTGCGGATGCGGCGCACGGCCGCCGTGATCGGTCCGTAGGTCGATCCCCAGCCCAGGACGAGTGTCCGCGCGCCGTGCGGGTCGTCGACCTCGATGTCGGGCACGTCGATGCCGTCGATCTTGGCCTGCCGGGTGCGGACCATGAAGTCGTGGTTGGCGGGGTCGTAGGAGATGTTGCCCGTGCCGTCCTGCTTCTCGATGCCGCCGATGCGGTGCTCCAGACCCGGGGTCCCCGGGATCGCCCAGGGGCGGGCCAGCGTCCGCGGGTCACGCTTGTAGGGCCAGAAGACTTCGGTGCCGTCGGCCAGCGCGTGGTTCGGTCCCTGGGCGAACTGCACCCTCAGGTCCGGCAGCTCCTCCGGGTCCGGTACGCGCCAGGGCTCGCTGCCGTTGGCGAGGTAGCCGTCGGAGAGGAGGAAGACGGGGGTGCGGTAGGTCAGCGCGATGCGGGCGGCTTCGAGCGCGGCGTCGAAGCAGTCGGCCGGGGTGCGCGGCGCGATCACCGGGACCGGTGCCTCGCCGTTGCGGCCGTACATCGCCTGGAGCAGGTCGGCCTGCTCGGTCTTGGTGGGCAGGCCGGTCGAGGGGCCGCCGCGCTGGATGTCCACGACCAGCAGCGGCAGTTCCAGGGAGACGGCGAGCCCGATCGTCTCGGACTTCAGCGCCACACCGGGGCCGGAGGTGGTGGTCACCGCGAGGGATCCGCCGAAGGCGGCGCCCAGCGCGGCTCCGATGCCGGCGATCTCGTCCTCGGCCTGGAAGGTCCGCACACCGAAGTTCTTGTGCCGGCTCAGCTCGTGCAGGATGTCCGAGGCCGGGGTGATCGGGTACGAGCCCAGGTAGAGCGGCAGGTCCGCCTGACGGGACGCCGCGACCAGCCCGTAGGACAGCGCCAGGTTCCCCGAGATGTTCCGGTAGACGCCGGGCGGGAACGCCTTCGCCGCGGGGGCCACCTCGTAGGAGACGGCGAAGTCTTCCGTCGTCTCACCGAAGTTCCAGCCCGCGCGGAACGCCGCGATGTTGGCGGCCGCGATGTCCGGCTTCTTGGCGAACTTCGTCCGCAGGAACTTCTCGGTGCCCTCGGTGGGCCGGTGGTACATCCAGCTCAGCAGGCCCAGCGCGAACATGTTCTTGCTGCGTTCGGCCTCCTTGCGGCTGAGGTCGAACTCCTTGAGCGCCTCGACGGTCAGCGTGGTCAGCGGCACCGGGTGCAGGTGGTAGCCGTCGAGGGAGCCGTCCTCCAGGGGGCTGCTGTCGTAGCCGACCTTCTGCATCGCCCGCTTGGTGAACTCGTCGGTGTTGACGATGATCTCCGCGCCGCGCGGCAGGTCGCCGATGTTGGCCTTCAGCGCGGCCGGGTTCATCGCCACCAGCACGTTCGGCGCGTCGCCGGGGGTGAGGATGTCGTGGTCGGCGAAGTGGAGCTGGAAGGACGACACCCCGGGCAGGGTGCCGGCGGGCGCGCGGATCTCGGCGGGGAAGTTCGGCAGCGTGGAGAGGTCGTTGCCGAAGGACGCGGTCTCCGACGTGAAACGGTCACCGGTGAGCTGCATCCCGTCACCGGAGTCCCCCGCGAACCTGATGATCACTCGGTCGAGCCGGCGGACGTCCTTCGGCCCCGCCGCTGTGCGCTGCTCTCCCACGACTGCTCCGTCGGCCTGCTCCGCAGTGCTGCTGACCTGGCTGGTCACTGAACTGGACCTCCTCGAGGCGGCTGTCCGGGACGGCCTTCCCGCAGGCCTTCCCCGGATAAACCCTACGTCCGTAAGGGTCGCCTTCCTTGGGTCATTCGTATGTTGGACACGACTTTCGGGGACGTCCCGCTCAGGAGTTGAGGTAGGTGAGGACCGCCAGGACCCGCCGGTGATCGCCGTCGCTGGGGGACAGCCCCAGCTTCAGGAAGATGTTGCTGACGTGCTTCTCCACGGCGCCGTCGCTGACCACCAGCTGCCTGGCGATCGCCGAGTTCGTCCGCCCCTCGGCCATCAGCCCCAGCACCTCCCGCTCCCGCGGGGTGAGCCCCGCGAGCACGTCCTGCTTGCGGCTGCGCCCCAGCAGCTGCGCGACCACCTCCGGGTCCAGGGCCGTACCCCCCTGGGCCACGCGCACCACCGCGTCCACGAACTCACGGACCTCGGCCACCCGGTCCTTGAGCAGATAGCCGACCCCGCGGCTGGAACCGGCGAGCAGCTCCGTGGCGTAGCGCTCCTCCACGTACTGCGACAGCACCAGCACCCCGACACCCGGATGCGACTTGCGCAGCTGCACCGCGGCCCGCACCCCCTCGTCCGTGTGCGTCGGCGGCATCCGCACATCGGCCACCACCACGTCCGGCAGCAGGTTCTCCCCGGCCAGTTCGGTGATCGTCTTGATCAGCGCGTCCCCGTCCCCGACACCGGCCACGACGTCGTGCCCCCGGTCGGTCAGCAGCCGGGTCAGGCCCTCCCGCAGCAGCACCGAATCCTCGGCGATGACCACCCGCACCCTGTCCTCCACGTTCCTCGGCCCCCATGCCCCTGATCCGCACCCGCCCCCGTGGCGGCCCCGGTCGACGGGTCCAGCATTCCAGCATCCGGCGCGGGACGTGGCGGGGCACCGCGATCCGCGGGTGCCGGGAAGCCGGGAGACACCGCCCGAGCGGCGGGTGCGGGCCCCTGGCCCGCACCCGCCGCCCCTTCCGCCGCTCCCGGCCGCCCCGCTACCGGGTCCGCTCCACCCGCCACGGCAGCTCGGCGGTCACCCGGGTCGGGCCGCCCGCCGGGGAGTCCACCACCAGGATCCCGTCGACCGCGTCCAGCCGCTCGGCCAGACCCGCCAGTCCGGAACCCCCGGACACCTCGGCGCCGCCCACGCCGTTGTCCACGACCTGGAGCATCAGCCGGTTCTCCGTCCGCCACACCTCCACGGCCGCCGAGGTCGCCCGCGCGTGCTTGCTGATGTTCTGCAGCAGCTCCGACACCGTGAAGTAGGCGATGCCCTCGATGGCCGGCGCGGGCCGCTCGGTCAGGTCCACCTCCACCCGGACCGGCACCGTGCACCGGGAGGCCACCGCCGACAGCGCCGCGTCCAGACCCCGGTCGGTCAGCACCGCCGGGTGGATGCCCCGGGCCAGGTCCCGCAGCTCCTGCAGCGCCGTCTTCACCTCGCCGTGCGCCTCGTCCACCATCTGCGCCGCGGCCCGCGGGTCCTCCCGCAGCTTCTCCTTCGCCAGCCCCAGATCCATGGCCAGCGCCACCAGCCGGGCCTGCGCCCCGTCGTGCAGATCGCGCTCGATGCGCCGCAGGTCCGCCGCCGCCGTGTCCACCACCACCCCGCGGTCCGACTCCAGCTCCACCACCCGCGTGGCCAGCCGGGACGGCCCGAGCAGCCCGTGCACCATCACCCGGTCCACCGTCGTCAGCGCCCGCACGATCCACGGAGTGGCGAGCGTGAACAGCAGACCCACCCCCGCGGTCACCGCGATCTCGAACGGGTTGTCCAGATAGATCTGGTGGTGCTCGTCGCCGTACAGCTGTATGCCGGCCTGCCCGGCGTACATCGGCAGCACCCAGAACCACAGCGGGTACGTCACCAGCGACCAGCCCACCGACCAGAGCGTCACGGTGACCGCGAAGGAGAGCACCGCCCACGGCAGCTGCAGCACCGCGTACAGCAGCGCCCGCCAGGAGGCGCCGCTCTTCAGCACGGCCCCGGTCCAGGCCATGAAGCCCTGCCGCTTCATCCGCAGCGGATCCGGCTCACCCACCCCCAGACCCAGCAGCCCCCGCGCCCGCGCCCGCTCCAGCGCACCGAACCCGCGGCAACCGGCGAGCGCCGCCGCGAGCACCGGGACGCCGAGGAACGTCACCAGCAGGCCCGCCCCGAGCGACACCATCGTGACCGCGTAGGTGAACAGCAGGATGCTGATCGGCAGGCTCAGCAGCACGTACCCCAGCTCCCGCCAGGTGCGCCCCTCGACCGGCGCCCGCAGCGCCGCCGGCATCCGGTGCCGCCGTTCCCCCGCGTACCCGGGGTGTCCCGTGTCCGCGGGGAGCCCCGGGCCCTGTCCGTACTCCGTGGCCATCGACGTCCCTCTCCTCGTCCGGCGGCTGTGCTGTCGTACCTCCAGACTGCTCCGTCGCAGGTCGGCGGACCATGGAGGCCGTCGCAGTCTTGGACGGGGGGTTTTCCCTACCTCCGGCCGCGGACGGACGCCCGTCCGGCGCCGGGCGGGTCCCCCGCGCCGTCGAGGGAACGGTCCCGCCACGGCAGCTCCGCCGTCACCGTCGTCGGACCGCCCTCCGGCGACTCCACGACGAACATCCCGTCCACCGCGCCCAGCCGGTCGGCGAGGCCCCGCATACCCGTCCCGCGGTCCAGGCTCGCGCCCCCGCGTCCGTCGTCCCACACCTGGATGAACAGACGGCTGTCCGACCGCCACACGTCCACCGCAGCCGACCGGGCACGGCTGTGCTTGCTGACGTTCTGCAGCAGCTCCGAGACCGTGAAGTAGGCGATGCCCTCGATGGCGGCGGCCGGCCGCTCGTCCAGGTCGACCGTCACCTTCACCGGCACCGTGCAGCGCGAGGAGACCGAGGACAGGGCGGCGTCCAGGCCCCGGTCGGTCAGCACCGCGGGGTGGATGCCCCGGGCCAGGTCCCGCAGCTCCTGCAGCGCCAGCTTCACCTCGCCGTGCGCCTCCTCGACCATCGACGCCGCGGCGTCGGGATCCTCCAGCAGCTTCTCCTTGGCCAGGCCCAGCCCCATCGCCAGATTGACCAGCCGGGCCTGCGCCCCGTCGTGCAGATCGCGCTCGATGCGCCGCAGGTCCGCCGCCGCCGTGTCGACCACCACCCCGCGGTCCGACTCCAGCTCGGCGATGCGCCGCTCCAGCTCGTCGGAGGGCGACAGCAGTCCGCGCACCATCGCCCGGTCCGCGTTGGCCAGGCCCCGCACGACGAACGGCAGCACCGGCCACAGCACGAACAGACCGGTCAGCGTGACGGTGAAGGTGAGGACGCCCCACGGCAGCCGTATCAGCTCGTAGAGGACCGTGCGCCAGCCCACCGGGTCCTTGACCGCCATCCACAGCCGCGGCAGGAACCCGCCGGAACCGCGCACCGGCAGCCGGCTCGGCTCCTCCACCCGCACCCCGAGCAGCTTCCGCGCCCGCGCCCGCTCCAGCCTGCCCAGCACCCGCGAACCCGCCAGCCCCAGCGCGAGCAGCGGGAACCCGACCACCGTGACGGTCAGCCCGACACCGGTGAACAGCATGGTCACCGTGTAGACGAAGCCGACCAGGGAAACCGGCAGGTTCGTCAGGAGATGGGCGATCTCCTTCCAGGTGTGCACGTCGTACGCGAAGCGGGCCGGCGGCGGGCGGTCGCCGCCCCCGGCCGGTCCCGGGACCGCCGTGGTGGGTGTGCCCGGATGCGGGAATGGTTCGGTCATGGGCAGTAGCGTGCCCGGAGCCGGGGGTCCGCGCCATGAGGCGGACCGCCAAGCCGCACTGAGGAAAACCCCACCCCTCTGGCCGGAGCCGTGACGGGCTGCTTACCGTGCCCTTGTCAGGGCCTAGACTCCCGTGCGTACGGATCGTCGGACCGTGGCGTTCACCGGCACGGCCCAAGGGCACGGCACAGTCACCGGCCAGGGCGCCGATCAGAGGAGTGAGGGGCGGACGTGCGGGAACCGACCGTCGTCGCGGCGGACTACTTCCAGTCCTACTCGGTCGTCGGACTGCTCGCCGTCGTCGGCCTGCTGTTCGTCGCCGTCGCCTTCGGGGCGGGACGGCTGCTGCGGCCCGTGGTCCCCACCCCCGAGAAGCTCATGACGTACGAGTGCGGAGTCGACCCCGTCGGCGAGGGCTGGGCCCACACCCAGGTCCGCTACTACGTCTACGCCTTCCTCTACGTGATCTTCGCGGTCGACTCGATCTTCCTCTTCCCCTGGGCGACCGTCTTCGCCGCCGACGGCTACGGCGCGACCACCCTCGTGGAGATGTTCATCTTCCTCGGCTTCCTCGCCGTGGGACTGCTGTACGCATACAAGAAGGGCGTCCTGACATGGACGTGAACCCTGCCGCCGCGGCCGGGCCCGTCCCGCTTCCGGAACCGAAGCGGCTCGGTGCGCTCGCCCGGCTGGCTCCCGAGCCGATGAAGGTGGTCCTCAACTGGGGCCGCCGCTACTCGCTGTGGGTCTTCAACTTCGGCCTCGCCTGCTGCGCGATCGAGTTCATCGCCGCGTCGATGGCCCGGCACGACTTCATCCGCCTCGGCGTCATCCCGTTCGCGCCGGGCCCCCGCCAGGCCGACCTGATGGTCGTCTCCGGCACGGTCACGGACAAGATGGCGCCCGCGGTGAAGCGCCTGTACGAGCAGATGCCCGAGCCTAAGTACGTCATCTCCTTCGGCGCGTGCAGCAACTGCGGCGGCCCGTACTGGGACTCCTACTCCGTCACCAAGGGCGTCGACCAGATCATCCCGGTCGACGTCTACGTCCCCGGCTGCCCGCCCCGGCCCGAGGCGCTGCTCCAGGGCATCCTGAAGCTCCAGGAGAAGATCGCCCGGGAGTCGCTGGGGGAGCGGTACGGCTCCGGCGGCGGCGCGCGGCCCTCGGCGGCGGCGCTGCAGAGCGGGCTGGTCCGGCCGCCGGCGCCGGCCGGCGAGGGGGAGGACCGATGACCGCGGTGGGCTGGCTCCCCGCCGGCGCCGGGGAACTCTTCGGCGAGGACGCCACGGCGGAGGAGTCGTACGGCGTCCTGACCGTCGACGTACCGCCCGGCTCCTGGATCCCCGCCCTGGAGGCCGCGCGCGACCGCCTCGGCTGCACCTACTTCGACTGGCTCAGCGCGGTCGACGAACCCGGCACCGGGTTCCGCGTCACCGCGCACGTCGTGGCGCTGGCTCCCGTGCGGCGTCTGCTGCTGCGCACCACGGTGCCGCACGAGGCCCCGGTGCTGCCCTCCGCCGTGGACGTCTACGCGGGCGCCGCCTGGCACGAACGCGAGACGCACGAGATGTTCGGCGTCGGCTTCACGGGCCATCCCGGCCTGGACCACCTCCTCCTGCCGGACAACTTCGAGGGCCACCCGCTGCGCAAGGACTTCGTCCTCGCCGCCCGGGTCGCCAAGGCCTGGCCCGGCGCGAAGGAACCCGGGGAGCCGGCGGCGGGCGCGGCGCACGGCGGCCCGAAGCGCCGCCAGATGCTGCCCCCCGGCGTCCCCGACCCGAACGAATGGGGCCCCCTCAAGGGCCAGCTCCCCCCGGCCCCCTCCCGCCCGGCCCGGGCCGCGGCCCGCCCCCCGGCAGACCGCCCCCGCCGCACCCGCACAGCCGGAGAGGGCTCGGCAAGCCAGCCGGCCACACCCCCGACCGGCACTCCCGCCGAGCCCACGCCCCGTCCGCGCCGCAGCCGCACGGCGGCGGAGGGCTCCGCAAGCCAGTCGAGCGCGCCCGATGCGTCCGCTCAGCCCGAGGCCGCTGCTCCTGCCGAGCCCGGACCCCGTCCGCG carries:
- a CDS encoding NADH-quinone oxidoreductase subunit C; the encoded protein is MTAVGWLPAGAGELFGEDATAEESYGVLTVDVPPGSWIPALEAARDRLGCTYFDWLSAVDEPGTGFRVTAHVVALAPVRRLLLRTTVPHEAPVLPSAVDVYAGAAWHERETHEMFGVGFTGHPGLDHLLLPDNFEGHPLRKDFVLAARVAKAWPGAKEPGEPAAGAAHGGPKRRQMLPPGVPDPNEWGPLKGQLPPAPSRPARAAARPPADRPRRTRTAGEGSASQPATPPTGTPAEPTPRPRRSRTAAEGSASQSSAPDASAQPEAAAPAEPGPRPRRSRTAAEGSASQSSAPEASTPPAAGAPGEPASRPRRSRTAAEGSASQSGASARPETGAAAEGPASQGPAAGAPAEPAPRPRRSRTAGEGSASQRGAPQPPAQPETGAAADGAASRSGGPETSAAPATPGDESTPAEDRRDRKPSAGPRSPDAPWHHARPAFEGAEAEDGTEPEPDGGADAAPAPGPGPETGNGGPDSPTPEEDEDEDPSGGRR